The Cognaticolwellia beringensis genome segment TGTTTGCGGTATTACTATTTATGATCGCTGTCATATCGGTCACGCCAGAACCTATGTTGCCTTCGATATTATTGCGCGTTACTTTAAATACTTAGGCTACGACCTAACCCATGTACGTAATATTACCGACGTAGACGATAAAATTATCAAACGTGCGAATGAAAATGGTGAAAGCTGTGAAGATTTAACTTTACGCATGACCGCGCAAATGTATCAAGATTTTGATGATCTTAATATAATGCGTCCAGATATCGCACCTACAGTTACTGGTCACATGGATGAGATTATTGCTTTAGTTGAACGTCTTATTGAACGCAAACACGCTTATGTTGCCAGTAATGGTGATGTAATGTTTGAAGTCAGTACCTATAAAGATTACGGTAAATTAAGTTTACAAAATTTAGATATGCTGCAGTCGGGTTCACGAGTTGACGTTGATGAAGCGAAACGTAGCCCATTAGATTTTGTGTTGTGGAAAATGGCGAAACCTGATGAGCCAAGTTGGGGGTCACCATGGGGGAAAGGTCGTCCGGGTTGGCATATTGAATGTTCTGCTATGAATTTAAAACATTTGGGTGAACATTTTGATATTCATGGCGGCGGCTCTGATTTACAGTTCCCACACCATGAAAATGAAATCGCTCAATCTTGTTGTGCACATGATACACCTTATGTTAACTACTGGATGCATGGTGGTATGGTGCAAATCAACAAAGAAAAGATGTCAAAATCTTTAAATAACTTTTTTACTTTACGCAGTGTGCTTGATGAATATGACGCAGAAAGCGTGCGTTTCTTTTTGACCTCTAGCCATTACCGCAGCCAATTAAATTATTCACAAGATAACTTAACCCAAGCTCGTGCCAGTTTAGAACGCATCTATACCGCGTTGCGTGATGTCACCCCGATGAAGGTGGAGTTAAAAGGCAACGAATACGTACAGCGCTTTGAAAAAGCTATGGATGATGACTTTAACTGTCCTGAAGCTATGCCTGTGTTATTTGAATTGGCGAAAGAGATCAATCGCATCAAAGCAACAGATATAGTAGAAGCTTCAAAACTTGCATTCATTTTAGTCTCGCTTGGTGAAGTTTTAGGTGTTGCACAAAATTCACCTGAAGATTTTTTTCAAGGTGGCGGTGAAAATAGTGATGAAGTCGCAGAAATTGAAGCCTTGATCAAACAGCGTAAAGATGCCCGAGCTAATAAAGATTGGGCAATGGCTGATGATGCCCGCGATAAGTTGGCTGCGCTTAATATTATCCTAGAAGATAGTGCTGGCGGCACAACGTGGCGTAAGGCTTAATTCGTTTAAGATACAACT includes the following:
- the cysS gene encoding cysteine--tRNA ligase, with translation MLQIYNTLSRKKEVFKPITSNKVGLYVCGITIYDRCHIGHARTYVAFDIIARYFKYLGYDLTHVRNITDVDDKIIKRANENGESCEDLTLRMTAQMYQDFDDLNIMRPDIAPTVTGHMDEIIALVERLIERKHAYVASNGDVMFEVSTYKDYGKLSLQNLDMLQSGSRVDVDEAKRSPLDFVLWKMAKPDEPSWGSPWGKGRPGWHIECSAMNLKHLGEHFDIHGGGSDLQFPHHENEIAQSCCAHDTPYVNYWMHGGMVQINKEKMSKSLNNFFTLRSVLDEYDAESVRFFLTSSHYRSQLNYSQDNLTQARASLERIYTALRDVTPMKVELKGNEYVQRFEKAMDDDFNCPEAMPVLFELAKEINRIKATDIVEASKLAFILVSLGEVLGVAQNSPEDFFQGGGENSDEVAEIEALIKQRKDARANKDWAMADDARDKLAALNIILEDSAGGTTWRKA